The following coding sequences are from one Paenarthrobacter ureafaciens window:
- a CDS encoding glycoside hydrolase family 68 protein: MNTHPSPLRPRRRLRKAAAVAAAASVAASILLVTPAAQANLPADPPSSTMPASTPGFPLPTVHTQQAYDPAADFTSKWTRADAKQIMAQSNPNVAPGQNSMSPNVTMPEIPKDFPAMNDDVWVWDTWSLTDENANQISYKGWDVIFSLVADRHAGYGFDQRHWNARIGYFFRKTNADPAKDKWNYGGHLFLDNTSIGNTEWSGSTRLMQGNKINVFYTATTFYDVAERNAGGGGIAPDAVIAKALGNIHATKDGVTFDGFQHTKLLEPDGKLYQNKAQNPGFAFRDPYTFADPAHPGKTFMVFEGNTGGNRGAYKCKQEDLGYRPGDPHAETVDQVNSTTGAWYQTANVGLAVADNKDLTKWSFLPPILSANCVNDQTERPQIYIQNENGKNKYYLFTISHQFTYADGMRGPDGVYGFVGDGVRSDYQPVNNSGLALGSPTDLNMPANAPEGPDPRQNGRQFQAYSHYVQPGGLVQSFIDNVDGVRGGSLSPTVKMNFKAGVTQVDRSFGKNGLGPFGYLPTNKRVGGEGLYK; the protein is encoded by the coding sequence ATGAACACGCACCCAAGCCCGTTACGGCCGCGCCGCCGTTTGCGAAAGGCAGCCGCCGTCGCAGCGGCGGCAAGCGTTGCCGCCAGCATCCTGCTGGTAACGCCTGCCGCACAGGCCAACCTCCCTGCCGATCCGCCGTCGAGCACCATGCCGGCATCCACCCCCGGCTTCCCGCTGCCGACCGTCCACACGCAGCAGGCCTACGATCCGGCAGCCGACTTTACGTCCAAGTGGACCCGCGCCGACGCCAAGCAGATCATGGCGCAGAGCAACCCCAACGTTGCTCCGGGACAGAATTCCATGAGCCCCAACGTCACCATGCCGGAAATCCCCAAGGACTTCCCCGCCATGAACGACGACGTGTGGGTCTGGGACACCTGGTCCCTGACTGACGAGAATGCCAACCAGATCAGCTACAAGGGCTGGGACGTCATCTTCTCTCTGGTCGCTGACCGCCACGCCGGTTACGGTTTCGACCAGCGCCACTGGAACGCACGGATCGGTTACTTCTTCCGCAAGACCAACGCCGACCCCGCCAAGGACAAGTGGAACTACGGCGGACACCTGTTCCTGGACAACACGTCCATCGGCAACACGGAATGGTCGGGCTCCACGCGCCTGATGCAGGGCAACAAGATCAACGTCTTCTACACGGCCACCACCTTCTACGATGTGGCTGAGCGGAACGCCGGCGGCGGCGGAATTGCTCCCGACGCCGTCATCGCCAAGGCCCTGGGGAACATCCACGCCACCAAGGACGGCGTGACGTTCGACGGTTTCCAGCACACAAAGCTGCTTGAGCCGGATGGAAAGCTATACCAGAACAAAGCCCAGAACCCGGGGTTCGCCTTCCGTGATCCGTACACCTTCGCCGACCCGGCACACCCCGGCAAGACCTTCATGGTGTTCGAAGGCAACACCGGCGGAAACCGCGGCGCGTACAAGTGCAAGCAGGAAGACCTCGGCTACCGCCCGGGCGATCCCCACGCAGAAACCGTGGACCAGGTGAACAGCACCACCGGCGCCTGGTACCAGACCGCGAACGTCGGACTGGCTGTGGCGGACAACAAGGACCTCACCAAGTGGAGCTTCCTGCCGCCGATCCTGTCCGCCAACTGCGTCAACGACCAGACTGAGCGCCCGCAGATCTACATCCAGAACGAGAACGGCAAGAACAAGTACTACCTGTTCACCATCAGCCACCAGTTCACCTACGCGGACGGCATGCGGGGCCCCGATGGCGTCTACGGCTTCGTCGGCGACGGCGTCCGCTCCGACTACCAGCCGGTCAACAACAGCGGTTTGGCTTTGGGTTCCCCCACGGACCTGAACATGCCCGCGAACGCGCCCGAGGGTCCGGACCCGCGCCAGAACGGCCGGCAGTTCCAGGCGTACTCGCACTACGTCCAGCCCGGCGGCCTGGTGCAGTCGTTCATCGACAACGTGGACGGCGTCCGCGGCGGCTCCCTGTCCCCCACCGTGAAGATGAACTTCAAGGCCGGCGTGACACAGGTGGACCGCAGCTTCGGCAAGAACGGCCTCGGCCCGTTCGGCTACCTGCCCACCAACAAGCGCGTGGGCGGCGAAGGCCTCTACAAGTAA
- a CDS encoding glycoside hydrolase family 32 protein produces MTSPSHHLSRRNLLAASAAVVVSFAAASCTPPRGSESPTPAPASRGPRPSASDPWRPAVHLTAEKNWLNDPNGLVYHDGTYHAFYQYNPRGNSWGNMSWGHSTSKDLVHWEQQPVAMEASVDEEIFSGCIVVDTNNASGLGSAQNPPLVALYTSAYGKNGALPQGAQAQSAAYSTDGGTTWQKHRGNPVLNLEPTNNNFRDPKVTWYEPGRYWVMTTVVADAQVVKLFKSTDLLHWDFLSDFSGVGAQGGLWEVPELLQMSVEGSTARKWVMLLSINPGGIAGGSGMQYFVGEFDGTRFMAEDAAAPDAPLQESQWLDYGADYYAANSVSGAPGGKPVLLGWMGNWDYAQHVPTTPWRGAMAIPRELTLVRGEERFELRSGIAAAAREVLERGEETSKDLTVSSGSEDLGTDFAARTQLIDLELDLGTAREAGILLRHSPDAQDGLRISYEKDSGTLKVDRSNAGTSNFSEKFSPYHQVTGRPADGKVRLRILLDTSSVEVFAQDGQAVVTDTFFPDWDHVGASVFSMEGETAFAVRSRAL; encoded by the coding sequence ATGACTTCTCCCAGCCATCACCTGTCCCGCCGCAACCTGCTGGCGGCAAGCGCCGCCGTCGTGGTGTCCTTCGCGGCCGCCTCCTGCACGCCTCCGCGCGGCAGTGAAAGCCCGACGCCGGCCCCGGCCTCCCGAGGTCCCAGGCCGTCCGCTTCGGATCCGTGGCGCCCGGCGGTCCACCTGACAGCCGAAAAGAATTGGCTCAACGACCCCAACGGCCTGGTGTACCACGACGGCACCTACCACGCCTTCTACCAGTACAACCCGCGCGGAAACTCGTGGGGCAACATGTCCTGGGGCCACTCCACCAGCAAGGACCTGGTGCACTGGGAACAGCAGCCCGTGGCCATGGAGGCCAGCGTGGACGAGGAAATCTTCTCCGGCTGCATCGTGGTGGATACCAACAACGCCTCCGGCCTTGGCTCCGCACAGAACCCGCCCCTGGTGGCCCTCTACACCAGCGCCTACGGCAAGAACGGGGCGCTTCCCCAAGGAGCGCAGGCGCAGTCGGCCGCGTACAGCACCGACGGCGGAACCACCTGGCAAAAGCACCGCGGCAATCCCGTGTTGAACCTCGAGCCCACCAACAATAACTTCCGCGATCCCAAAGTCACCTGGTACGAGCCCGGCCGCTACTGGGTCATGACCACCGTGGTGGCCGACGCGCAGGTCGTCAAACTGTTCAAGTCCACCGACCTCCTGCACTGGGACTTCCTGAGCGACTTCTCCGGCGTCGGAGCACAGGGCGGGCTGTGGGAAGTGCCCGAACTCCTTCAGATGAGCGTCGAAGGCTCCACGGCCAGGAAGTGGGTCATGCTGCTCAGCATCAACCCCGGCGGCATTGCCGGAGGATCGGGCATGCAGTACTTCGTCGGCGAATTCGACGGCACACGGTTTATGGCCGAGGACGCCGCTGCGCCGGATGCTCCTTTGCAGGAATCGCAATGGCTGGACTACGGCGCCGACTACTACGCCGCGAACTCCGTTTCCGGAGCTCCCGGCGGCAAGCCGGTGCTGCTTGGCTGGATGGGCAATTGGGACTACGCCCAGCACGTCCCCACCACACCGTGGCGCGGTGCCATGGCGATCCCGCGTGAGTTGACCTTGGTGCGCGGTGAAGAACGGTTCGAACTGCGCTCCGGCATCGCCGCTGCAGCGCGGGAGGTCCTGGAGCGCGGTGAGGAAACGAGCAAGGACCTCACCGTGTCCTCCGGAAGTGAAGATCTTGGGACGGACTTCGCCGCGCGAACCCAGCTGATCGACCTCGAACTGGACCTCGGCACGGCCAGGGAAGCGGGGATCCTGCTCCGGCACTCGCCGGACGCCCAAGACGGCCTTCGGATCTCGTATGAGAAGGACTCCGGCACCCTCAAGGTGGACCGCTCAAACGCCGGAACCAGCAACTTCTCCGAGAAGTTCAGCCCCTATCACCAGGTGACGGGACGCCCTGCGGACGGGAAGGTGCGGCTGCGGATCCTCCTGGATACGTCCTCCGTGGAGGTCTTCGCCCAGGACGGCCAGGCCGTGGTCACCGATACCTTCTTCCCGGATTGGGACCACGTTGGCGCCTCCGTCTTCAGCATGGAGGGCGAGACCGCGTTCGCGGTGCGGTCGCGGGCTCTCTAG